One segment of Agromyces albus DNA contains the following:
- a CDS encoding acyl-CoA-like ligand-binding transcription factor: MDQPPLDPRRTESLRERKKAQTRDALFAAGMRLFAARGFAAVTVAEISAEADVAPRTFHRYFPDKVELLFAGDDDLRESMITAFDQTAVDADPVVVIRAVFAAVAKRLGDQHPELVIRERLISETPALRDRDLAKRARLEELVAERLAVRFGVTVDDLRPRWWAGVAFATFAAGYRAWLTQGGDLGAHLESALELLEHGVR, from the coding sequence ATGGATCAACCACCGCTCGACCCCAGGCGCACGGAGTCGCTGCGCGAGCGGAAGAAGGCCCAGACACGCGACGCCCTGTTCGCCGCGGGAATGCGTCTGTTCGCCGCCCGCGGCTTCGCAGCCGTCACGGTGGCGGAGATCTCCGCCGAGGCCGACGTGGCTCCTCGAACGTTCCATCGCTACTTCCCCGACAAGGTCGAGCTGCTGTTCGCCGGCGACGACGACCTGCGCGAGTCCATGATCACGGCGTTCGACCAGACGGCAGTCGACGCCGACCCCGTCGTCGTCATCCGGGCCGTGTTCGCGGCCGTCGCGAAGCGTCTCGGCGACCAGCACCCTGAACTCGTGATCCGCGAACGGCTGATCAGCGAGACTCCCGCACTGCGAGATCGCGACCTCGCCAAGCGCGCCCGACTGGAAGAACTCGTGGCCGAGCGCCTGGCGGTTCGATTCGGCGTCACCGTCGACGATCTGCGCCCCCGGTGGTGGGCCGGGGTGGCCTTCGCGACGTTCGCGGCCGGGTACCGCGCATGGCTCACGCAGGGCGGCGACCTCGGCGCGCACCTCGAATCAGCTCTCGAACTGCTCGAGCACGGTGTGCGCTGA
- a CDS encoding SDR family NAD(P)-dependent oxidoreductase, whose amino-acid sequence MTQRDRIVIVTGGTSGLGLHLAQRLAGRPGYSVILTGRSAAGADAAARRIGARGLPLDLGSLASVRAFAAEITALTDGQPVYAVVCNAAIQVVQERTTTVDGFETTIGVNHIGNVALIEALLSTTGAPERLVLVASGVHDPDQMTGMPHPVEDATVRELAYPGARHPSDESLQLEGRRRYATSKLANVRTAIELSRRLAGATVVSSFDPGLMPGTGLARDASSWQRALWATVFRLLVVVPGVQSPRRAAGQLEHLVTDAATVPSGTYVERGRPRQPSVAARDVEAQRALYIDTLALIAEAEMSAPAA is encoded by the coding sequence ATGACACAGAGAGACAGAATTGTGATCGTCACCGGCGGAACGAGCGGACTCGGACTCCATCTTGCGCAACGGCTCGCCGGCAGGCCCGGGTACTCGGTGATCCTCACCGGCCGTTCAGCTGCCGGTGCGGATGCCGCGGCGCGCCGCATCGGCGCACGAGGCCTGCCGCTCGATCTCGGCTCCCTGGCGTCGGTGCGCGCATTCGCGGCCGAGATCACAGCGCTCACCGACGGCCAGCCGGTGTACGCGGTGGTCTGCAACGCCGCCATACAGGTCGTGCAGGAGCGAACCACCACCGTCGACGGCTTCGAGACCACCATCGGCGTGAACCACATCGGCAACGTCGCGCTCATCGAGGCGTTGCTGAGCACCACGGGTGCTCCCGAGCGGCTGGTGCTCGTGGCATCCGGAGTGCATGATCCCGACCAGATGACGGGGATGCCCCATCCTGTCGAAGACGCCACGGTCCGCGAGCTCGCGTACCCGGGTGCGCGGCATCCGTCTGACGAATCACTGCAGCTCGAGGGTCGCCGCCGCTACGCCACCTCGAAGCTCGCGAACGTGCGCACCGCGATCGAACTCTCGCGTCGGCTTGCCGGCGCGACGGTCGTCAGCTCGTTCGATCCCGGGCTGATGCCGGGCACCGGCCTCGCTCGGGATGCGTCGTCGTGGCAGCGCGCGCTCTGGGCGACGGTGTTCCGCCTGCTGGTCGTGGTTCCCGGAGTGCAGAGCCCGCGGCGGGCGGCGGGCCAGCTCGAGCACCTGGTGACGGATGCCGCGACGGTGCCCTCCGGCACGTACGTCGAGCGAGGTCGGCCTCGGCAGCCGTCGGTGGCGGCCCGCGACGTCGAGGCGCAGCGGGCGCTCTACATCGACACGCTCGCGCTGATCGCAGAGGCAGAGATGTCGGCTCCCGCTGCCTGA
- a CDS encoding RidA family protein, producing MTVQTLSPENMFQPVPYHHVAIGTGTRHVHVAGQISRDGDANLIATGDLTGQVAQVLRNTALGLAGAGATFADVVRLRFFVTQWTPEKIGDFMAGIELVADELGLPQPLPPVSLIGVDFLFEPDVLVELEAYAVLD from the coding sequence GCAGACGCTCTCGCCCGAGAACATGTTCCAGCCCGTTCCGTACCACCACGTCGCCATCGGCACCGGCACCCGCCACGTGCACGTGGCCGGCCAGATCTCCCGCGACGGCGACGCGAACCTCATCGCCACGGGCGACCTCACCGGGCAGGTCGCCCAGGTTCTTCGCAACACCGCCCTCGGCCTCGCCGGTGCCGGCGCCACATTCGCCGACGTTGTGCGCTTGCGCTTCTTCGTGACGCAGTGGACGCCGGAGAAGATCGGTGACTTCATGGCCGGCATCGAACTCGTCGCCGACGAGCTGGGGCTGCCGCAGCCGCTGCCTCCCGTGTCGCTCATCGGTGTCGACTTCCTCTTCGAGCCCGATGTTCTCGTCGAACTCGAGGCGTACGCGGTCCTCGACTGA